The genomic window GGTTTTCCGGATATGACGGGCCATCTCCACCGCCGCCGGGTTGTCGCCGTGGAGGCAGATGGAATGAGCCGTGAGATGAATGTCCTTTCCTCCCGCAGAGCGGATGACCCCCTCCTTCACGAGGCGCACCATGCGCTCCCCCGCTTCCTTCAGGTCGTGGACGAAGGCACCGGGCTTGCTTCTCGGGACGAGGGAGCCGTCGTCCATGTACCCCCGGTCCGCGAAGGCCTCGGCGGCATACAGGACGCCCGCTTCGGCGGCGGCCTGCTCGAAGAGAGAGTTGGCCAGGCCGAGAAGAATGATGTTTCCGCCCGCGTCCTTCGTCGCCTGGGCGATGGCCTTCGCCAGGGCAAGATCCTTGGCCGCCTGGTTGTAAAGGGCCCCGTGGGCCTTGACGTGTTCGAGGGGCACTCCCTGGGCTG from Aminivibrio sp. includes these protein-coding regions:
- a CDS encoding 5-oxoprolinase subunit PxpA; translated protein: MSRIDLNSDLGESFGPWKMGMDAEVMESVCSANVACGFHAGDAEVMIKTVKAAKAAGVAVGAHPGHPDLQGFGRRTMAVTPDEAYAYTLYQIGALQAVCAAQGVPLEHVKAHGALYNQAAKDLALAKAIAQATKDAGGNIILLGLANSLFEQAAAEAGVLYAAEAFADRGYMDDGSLVPRSKPGAFVHDLKEAGERMVRLVKEGVIRSAGGKDIHLTAHSICLHGDNPAAVEMARHIRKTLEANGVEVRKIREVLKG